The DNA window GGTCCTGTCCCCCCGGGACATGGTCGGGCACGGCACGCACACCGCTTCGACCGCGGCCGGACTGCCGGTCGGGGACGTCACCATCTCGGGGCGGCACTTCGGTCCGATCTCCGGCGTGGCGCCGGACGCTCAGATCGCCGTCTACAAGGTCCTGTGGGGCGGTTCCGGGTACGACGCCGATATCATCGCCGGCATCGACGCCGCGGTCGCCGACGGCGTCCAGGTGCTCAACTACTCGATCGGGAAGCAGTTGGGGGACTGGGAACCGAACACCCCCATCGGCACCGCCTTCCTCAACGCCACGCTCGCCGGGGTCTTCGTCTCGGCGTCCGCCGGCAACGACGGCTTCAGCGGCGCGATCAGCAACGCCCAGCCGTGGGTGACCACGGTCGGCGCGGCAGTGACCAACGTGAACGAGGGAACGGTCCAGGTCGGCAACGGCACCAGGATCGTGGGCGCCTCGCTGGACGTCCTTCCCGGTGGTAAGCCCCGCCCGCTGGTCTTCGGCGAGCAGGCCGGCACGTTGGAGGACGGCTCGGCGTACTGCTACGGCCTGGACCCGGCGAAGGTGAAGGACAAGGTGGTCGCCTGCGCGCTGGACCACCCGTACGACCAGGTGGCGGAGGCCAAGGCCAACGGTGCCGCGGCGGTCGTCCTCTTCGACCCCGTGGGCAACTTCCGGGTCAACTCGATCTACGACTTCCCGGTGCTCTACCTGAACACCAAGGAGCAGGCCGGCAAGATCTTCAACTACCTGATGCGCCACCCGACCGACGGCACCGCGCTGCTCACCTCCGGCGGTGACGGGTCCAGCGTCCCCGGCGTGCCGAGCGTCGCGGACTACTCGTCCACCGGGCCGGACAAGACGCACAACGGGCTCATGAAGCCCGACCTGGTCGCCCCCGGCAGCGACATCATCGCGGCCGTCTCCCCGCCCGGGAACTTCGGCCGGCAGTACGACGCGTACTCGGGCACCTCGATGGCGGCCCCGCACGTGGCCGGCGCGGCCGCGATCCTGCGGGCCGAGCACCCCGACTGGTCGCCCGGGGCGGTGGCCTCGGCACTGCGCACCACCGCCATCGACACGGTGGGCACCGACAACCCGCTGACCCAGGGCAGCGGCCTGCTGACCCTGGACCGGGCCGGCGACCCGGGGCTGGTCATCGAACCGGCCGCCGCCGACCTGGTCGCGTTCAGTACGGCGGCCCAGCCGGACGGCCGGGACCTGAACCTGCCGTCGATCTCCCTGCGCGAGTACGACGGGACCAGGCAGGTGACGCTGACCCGCAAGCTGACCAACGTCGGTGGCACGAAGGAGACGTACCGGGCCTCGGTCACCGGGCTGCCGGGCATGCAGGTCAGCGTGACGCCGACGGTGGTGACGATCCCAGCGGGCAGGACCGCCACGGTCACCATCAGGCTCCGGCGCGGCAGCGCCCCGTGGGACCGCTACGTCACCGGCGCGATCACCTGGCGCAGCGATGCCCACCAGGTGCGGATTCCGGTCGCCGCGCGCCCGTGGGGCATCTCCCCCAGGCCGTACGACGACAACCTGGAGGAGTTCGGCCGGATCGTCAACGGCGCCTACGGGCTGCTGGAGCCGGGCTTCACCGGCACGATCTCCGGCCGGTCGACCGGCTACGCCCCCATGCGGTGGGACTCGTACTCGATGCCGGCGGGCGTCAACGGCGGGGTCTTCGATCGGGAGGCCCTCGGGGTCCGGGCGCACACCTTCACGGTGCCGGCGGGCAGCGCCGGGATCGTGGTGCAGACCGCCGCCGACGACCCGAACACCAACCTCGACCTCTGGCTGTACAAGGGTGACAAGCTGGTGTACCGGAGTGCCAGCGCCTGGCACAGCAGCGAGCGGGCCTGGACCTTCATGCCGGAGGCCGGCACCTACACGGCGTACGTCTTCGCGCAGGCCTCCGGCAGCCCGGTCGTCGACTACCGGCTCGGCCACGTGATCCTCAGCCGCGACGGCCACTACGCCCCCGCCACGCTGGAGCTGCCGGCCAGGGTGGAGCGGGGTACGACCCCGTCGTACAAGCTCCGGCCGAACGCACCGCTGGAGGAGGACCTCGAGTACTGGGCGTACACCGAGTTGTCCACCAACGGGGCGGTGATCCCCGGGCAGCTGGTCTCCACCACGCAGTACTTCTGGCAGTGACCCACTGGTTCCGGGCTCGGGTGGGTGGAGCGCGCAGCTCCCCCACCCGGGGCCGGACCGGCCGGGTGGGCGCCGGATCGGCCGGGCTTGCGCGGCGGGTGCCCCACGGCGCAGAGTGCTGCCCGTGAGCCGACACTGGTCTGTGCGCGGCCGGCGCCGGACCGCCGCCCCGCTGGCGCTCCTCCTGCTGCTCGTGGCCGGTCTGTCCGGCTGCCGGGACGAGCCCACCGAGCCGGTCCGCATCCGGATCGCCACGGGTAGCCCCACGGCCGTCTACCACGCGTTCGGCCAGTCGCTGGCCGCGCTGCTCAACCGGGAGCTGCCCGGTGTGCAGGCCAGCGTGGAGATCACCGCGGCGTCCGCGCAGAACGTCCGGCTGGTCGGCTCCGGCCAGGCGGAGCTGGGCTTCACCCAGGCCGACGTGCTGCCGCCGCGTGCGCCGGAGCACCCCGCGGTGCTCGCCGTGGCCCGGGTCTACGACGACCTGCTGCACCTGGTCACCACGGCCGGTGGTCCGGTACGCACCCTGGCCGACCTGCGGGGCCGGCGGGTGTCGGTGGGCGCCGACGGCTCCGGCACCGAGGTCACCGCCAGCCGGCTGCTGGCCGTCGCCCAGCTCGGCGGCGACCGGGTCCACCAGGAGCATCTCGGCCTGGACGCCTCGGTGACGGCGCTGCGCGCCGGCCGGATCGACGCCTTCTTCTTCTCCGGCGGCCTGCCGGTGCGCGGCGTCACCGAGCTGGCCGGCAGCACGTCGTTGCGCATGGTCGACCTGGGCGACTGGACCGAGCCGCTGCGCCGCGGGTACGGGCAGGTCTACGTGACCCGGGACATCCCCCGCTCGGTCTACGGGGCGGACCCGGTCAGCACGGTGGCGAACCCGAACTACCTGATCGCCAGTGCCGGCCTGCCGGCGGCGCTGGTGCGCGAGGTGACAAGGCTGTTGATGGAGCGGCGGGAGGAGCTGGCCGCGGCGCACCCGGCGGCCGGCCGGATGAGTCCCCGGTCGGCGATCGTCACCACCCCGCTGCCGCTGCATCCGGGCGCGGCCGACTGGTACCGCGCCACCAAGCCCTGAGGCGGGCTCAGCGGCGCCCGGCGTCGGAGCCGACCGGTTCGACCGGGTCGTCGCCGAGCGCGGGAGCGGGTTCGTCCGGCTCGACGGGCTCGTCGTCCGGGGCTGGGAACCACACCTCGGCGACCAGCCCCCGCGGCTCGCCCTGACGCATGGTGAGCCGGCCGTCGGAGGCGTCGACCAGCACCGCGACGATGGTCAGCCCGAGCCCGGCGCCGTCGACGTTCTGCACGTCCGGTGCCCGCCAGAACCGCTCGGTGGCCTGGTCGAGCTGACCGGCCGTCATGCCGGGGCCGGTGTCCCGCACCTCCAGCGCGATGCCGCCGTCGGCCGGACGTACGGTCACCGTCACCGCTCCCCCGGCGCCGCTGAACTTGACCGCGTTGTCGATCAGCGCGTCGAGCGCCTGGTCGACGGCGGTCGGCACGGTCCGGGCGTAGGCCGGCGTGCCGGCGCCGTGGAGCGCGAGGGTGACCGACCGGTGGCGGGCGAGCGGCAGCCAGGCCGCCACCCGGGAGGCGGCGATCGCGGCGGCGTCCACGGTGACCCGCTGGTTCTCCTCCCGCTCGGCGCGGGCCAGGGTGAGCAGCGCGTCGAGCACGGTGGCCAGGCGGTCGGTCTCCTCCAGCGCCAGCTGGTGCTCGGCCCGGCCGTCGGGGTCGGTGAGGCTCGGCCCCAGCTCCTCCACCCGCAGCCGCAGCGCGGTGAGCGGGTTGCGCAGCTGGTGGCTGGCGTGCGCGACGAACGCCCGCTGCCGGTCCATCACGTCGGAGACGGCGTCGGCCATGGCGTTGAAGCTGGTGGCCAGCCGGCGCAGCTCCGGCGGGCCGAGGCGGGGGCGGACCCGGGCCCGCCGGTGTCCCTCGGCGATCTCGTGGGTGACCGCGTCCAGCTCGGTGACCGGGCGCAGCACCCAGCCGGCCAGCCCGAACGCGGTGGAGACGCAGGCCAGCACCGCGAGCAGGCCGATCCCGGCGAGCAGCAGCCACCAGGCCGTGACCGTGCGGCGCACCTTGGCCGCCGGGGTGGTGGTGACCACGGCGCCGAGCACCTCACCGCCGTCGTTGATCGGGACCGCCACCACCAGCGGCCCGCCCACCCACGGGCGGACCGCCTCCGGCCGGCTGAACTGCTGCCCGGCCAGCGCGGTGTCCAGGGCCAGGTCGGTGCCCGCGCCGAACTCCCAGCGCGTCGAGGCGACCACGGTCCGGCGGTCCCGGTCGACCACGGCCGCACCGATGCCGTAGAGGTCGTCGTAGGCGGCGAGTTCCGCGTCCAGCGGGCCGGGGGTGCCGCCACGCAGCGCCGGGCCGGCCAGCGAGGCGAACCGGGTGGCGTCGGCGAGCCGGTCGGCGCGGACCCGGTCGGTCTCCCGGGTGGCCAGGGTGGCCGCCAGCGGGGTCTCCAGGGCGAGCAGCACCAGCACCATCAGCAGCAGGTAGCTGATCACCAGCCGGCGACGCACGGCGGCCTCCTCACTTGCCGCGGAGCCGGTAGCCGACCCCGCGGACGGTTTCCACCAGCGTCGGGTCGCCGAGCTTGCCGCGCAGCGACCCGACGTGCACCTCCACGGTGTGCCGGTCGGCCCAGGTGGTGCCCCAGACGTCGAGCAGGATCCGGTCCCGCGGGACGGCGACCCCGGGCTGGCGGGCCAGGGAGAGCAGGATGTCGAACTCCTTGCGGGTGAGCGCCACGGGCCGGCCGGCGACGCTGACCGTCCGGCCGCCCACGTCGATGCGTACGGCGCCGGCCTCGATGAGACTGCGCTCCGGCGCGGTGTGCGCGGCCCGGCGCAGCACCGCCTCGATCCGCGCCTGGAGCTCCACCATGGAGAACGGTTTCACCACGTAGTCGTCGGCGCCCAGCCGCAGCCCGAGCACCCGGTCACGTTCCTCGCCTCGGGCGGTCACCGCGATGATGCCGAGCTGGCTGCTGCGCCGGCGCAGCTCCCGGCACAGGTCGGTGCCGTCCCCGTCG is part of the Micromonospora halotolerans genome and encodes:
- a CDS encoding S8 family serine peptidase, translated to MATSTSGTRRRRGLAIPLLVLTLVGGGTVAAGGTASAAPANPAGVTDSGLDFGRTKTGDRVDLTGGAGRFDAGRTGRSEPQQQSRPTGPARYVVELAEDPVTTYTGGISGLPRTRPAAGRRLEPQSTAATAYRKHLGTQRNAVAEAAKIKVDQVYTTAFDGFSATLTPTQVDALKRDKRVRSVTESRKVSIDRATAGEATPTPAAPTAAAPTAAAPTGDAATGAEVAAAPKPTGPKPGSGTGAGTVIGVLDTGIWPDSPSFARAMPAPAGWHGTCQTGYAFAVEHCNGKIVGARYFADTYLAAAGELPEGEVLSPRDMVGHGTHTASTAAGLPVGDVTISGRHFGPISGVAPDAQIAVYKVLWGGSGYDADIIAGIDAAVADGVQVLNYSIGKQLGDWEPNTPIGTAFLNATLAGVFVSASAGNDGFSGAISNAQPWVTTVGAAVTNVNEGTVQVGNGTRIVGASLDVLPGGKPRPLVFGEQAGTLEDGSAYCYGLDPAKVKDKVVACALDHPYDQVAEAKANGAAAVVLFDPVGNFRVNSIYDFPVLYLNTKEQAGKIFNYLMRHPTDGTALLTSGGDGSSVPGVPSVADYSSTGPDKTHNGLMKPDLVAPGSDIIAAVSPPGNFGRQYDAYSGTSMAAPHVAGAAAILRAEHPDWSPGAVASALRTTAIDTVGTDNPLTQGSGLLTLDRAGDPGLVIEPAAADLVAFSTAAQPDGRDLNLPSISLREYDGTRQVTLTRKLTNVGGTKETYRASVTGLPGMQVSVTPTVVTIPAGRTATVTIRLRRGSAPWDRYVTGAITWRSDAHQVRIPVAARPWGISPRPYDDNLEEFGRIVNGAYGLLEPGFTGTISGRSTGYAPMRWDSYSMPAGVNGGVFDREALGVRAHTFTVPAGSAGIVVQTAADDPNTNLDLWLYKGDKLVYRSASAWHSSERAWTFMPEAGTYTAYVFAQASGSPVVDYRLGHVILSRDGHYAPATLELPARVERGTTPSYKLRPNAPLEEDLEYWAYTELSTNGAVIPGQLVSTTQYFWQ
- a CDS encoding TAXI family TRAP transporter solute-binding subunit yields the protein MSRHWSVRGRRRTAAPLALLLLLVAGLSGCRDEPTEPVRIRIATGSPTAVYHAFGQSLAALLNRELPGVQASVEITAASAQNVRLVGSGQAELGFTQADVLPPRAPEHPAVLAVARVYDDLLHLVTTAGGPVRTLADLRGRRVSVGADGSGTEVTASRLLAVAQLGGDRVHQEHLGLDASVTALRAGRIDAFFFSGGLPVRGVTELAGSTSLRMVDLGDWTEPLRRGYGQVYVTRDIPRSVYGADPVSTVANPNYLIASAGLPAALVREVTRLLMERREELAAAHPAAGRMSPRSAIVTTPLPLHPGAADWYRATKP
- a CDS encoding sensor histidine kinase; translated protein: MRRRLVISYLLLMVLVLLALETPLAATLATRETDRVRADRLADATRFASLAGPALRGGTPGPLDAELAAYDDLYGIGAAVVDRDRRTVVASTRWEFGAGTDLALDTALAGQQFSRPEAVRPWVGGPLVVAVPINDGGEVLGAVVTTTPAAKVRRTVTAWWLLLAGIGLLAVLACVSTAFGLAGWVLRPVTELDAVTHEIAEGHRRARVRPRLGPPELRRLATSFNAMADAVSDVMDRQRAFVAHASHQLRNPLTALRLRVEELGPSLTDPDGRAEHQLALEETDRLATVLDALLTLARAEREENQRVTVDAAAIAASRVAAWLPLARHRSVTLALHGAGTPAYARTVPTAVDQALDALIDNAVKFSGAGGAVTVTVRPADGGIALEVRDTGPGMTAGQLDQATERFWRAPDVQNVDGAGLGLTIVAVLVDASDGRLTMRQGEPRGLVAEVWFPAPDDEPVEPDEPAPALGDDPVEPVGSDAGRR
- a CDS encoding response regulator transcription factor is translated as MEARVRILLVEDDRRVAAALSSALTRRGYEVEHAATVEAALSAAPCDLVLLDLTLPDGDGTDLCRELRRRSSQLGIIAVTARGEERDRVLGLRLGADDYVVKPFSMVELQARIEAVLRRAAHTAPERSLIEAGAVRIDVGGRTVSVAGRPVALTRKEFDILLSLARQPGVAVPRDRILLDVWGTTWADRHTVEVHVGSLRGKLGDPTLVETVRGVGYRLRGK